The following are encoded in a window of Fischerella sp. PCC 9605 genomic DNA:
- the tmk gene encoding dTMP kinase, translated as MNGKLIVFEGVEGCGKTTQIQLCSEWLQSLGISILVTREPGGTELGLHLRRLLLDKSPAKPIADRTELLLYAADRSQHVEQELRPNLAAGKIILCDRYIDSTVAYQGYGRGLDMSLIHELNAIATDGLESDITFWLDVDVEVGLARKRRSGDVADRIEQEAIAFHRRIQQGYAQLAASYPERIVRVDASASPEVVQKQIQRILTDKLKAWGYM; from the coding sequence ATGAATGGCAAATTAATTGTATTTGAAGGAGTGGAAGGTTGCGGCAAAACAACCCAGATACAATTATGTAGTGAATGGTTGCAAAGCCTTGGCATCTCTATATTAGTGACTCGCGAACCTGGAGGAACAGAGTTAGGCTTGCATTTGAGGCGCTTGTTATTAGATAAATCACCAGCCAAGCCCATTGCTGACAGAACAGAGTTATTATTATATGCTGCTGACCGATCGCAACACGTGGAACAAGAACTCAGACCAAATCTAGCAGCAGGAAAAATAATATTGTGCGATCGCTATATCGACTCTACAGTTGCTTATCAAGGTTACGGTCGCGGTCTAGATATGAGTTTAATCCACGAACTCAACGCCATTGCCACCGATGGATTAGAAAGTGATATTACCTTCTGGCTGGATGTTGATGTCGAGGTGGGACTGGCCCGCAAACGACGTAGCGGCGATGTTGCGGATCGCATTGAGCAAGAAGCGATCGCTTTTCATCGTCGCATCCAGCAAGGATATGCACAATTAGCTGCATCTTACCCAGAACGAATCGTACGCGTAGATGCTAGCGCCAGTCCGGAAGTAGTGCAAAAACAAATTCAAAGGATTTTGACAGATAAGCTCAAAGCTTGGGGCTATATGTAA
- a CDS encoding FAD binding domain-containing protein, producing MDLLNIKTYLRPHDVQTISNWGEGWAWLAGGTWIFSEPQPHLKVLVDIQCLDWSEIEVQEDNLVIGATCPLIKLLHYPWPSEWTAVEGFKSAISALAASLKVINMATVGGNICLALSVGTIAPIMVALNATYEIWNLNRESRQVAAKEFQLGSRQTILQPSEILRRVLIPVENLKWQVNYQRFGIAASDPALAIAVSACNPDNLQLRCAIAASVPAPRLLELKTDVETLHPRFLQDIDFIDNAKASATYRREVTQVLIRRSLQQLKVF from the coding sequence ATGGATCTGCTAAACATCAAAACTTATTTACGTCCTCATGATGTTCAAACTATCAGCAACTGGGGTGAAGGTTGGGCTTGGTTAGCTGGTGGAACGTGGATATTTTCTGAACCGCAGCCACATTTGAAGGTACTGGTAGATATACAGTGTTTAGATTGGTCAGAAATTGAGGTACAAGAAGATAATTTAGTAATTGGTGCGACATGTCCGTTAATAAAATTATTGCATTATCCTTGGCCTTCAGAATGGACGGCTGTAGAAGGATTCAAAAGTGCTATTTCTGCACTCGCAGCATCACTAAAAGTAATTAATATGGCGACAGTAGGAGGTAATATCTGTCTGGCATTATCAGTGGGAACCATAGCACCAATCATGGTGGCATTAAATGCAACTTATGAAATCTGGAATTTAAACAGAGAGTCGCGCCAAGTTGCAGCCAAGGAATTTCAACTTGGTTCCCGCCAGACTATTTTGCAACCATCAGAAATATTGAGGCGGGTTTTGATTCCAGTTGAAAATTTAAAATGGCAAGTTAATTATCAGCGTTTTGGCATTGCAGCCAGCGATCCCGCTTTGGCGATCGCAGTGAGTGCTTGTAATCCAGATAATTTGCAATTGCGGTGTGCGATCGCTGCGAGTGTTCCTGCACCCCGTCTATTGGAATTGAAAACAGATGTAGAGACGTTGCACCCAAGGTTTCTACAGGATATAGATTTTATTGATAATGCTAAGGCTAGTGCTACTTATCGCCGTGAGGTGACACAAGTTTTAATTAGGCGTTCACTCCAACAATTAAAAGTATTTTAA
- a CDS encoding molybdopterin-dependent oxidoreductase yields MEEAFKFQVNNQDFTVNCHPGTSLLTLLRQLGWFGVHRGCDRGDCGACTVWVNDIPIHSCIYPAMRIANQSVTTIEGLSENGELAPMQQAFLQGQGFQCGFCTPGMIMSAAKLPFASPEELRLALKGNLCRCTGYQAIIESILPISPPPHLPLSPSSSIGKSIPKQDGTAIVTGKASYTADFVPPGLLHLKVLRSPHPHAYIRKINTEAAKAIPGVVAVFTHADIPRIAYTTAGHAEPVPDPLDHYLLDRKVRFIGDRVAAVVAESVSIAEQACQLIEVDYEILPHILEPIQAMNDGSIVIHDEPESSQIPDRNRNIAGQIFLESGDSEKGFAEADLIVENTYHLPAVQHVHLEPHVTISWLEADGILVVRSSTQVPFHCQRLLSKIFNISKAKIRVYKAQLGGGFGNKQEILSEDLCAFATLRTGRPVQWEFTRTEEFTATNSRHAMTIRIKSGVKADGTFVAQEMEVIANTGAYGNHGQTVVFLSGYIPLGLYRCLNKRFRGFAVYTNTMPAGAFRGYGATQGAFAMECQIDEIANQLGIDAVEIRQKNIIRPGDAINLGRSSTDHFNLIGSYAVPECFEKVTQSLGYVSGTPPVIDGSRRRGVGFAVSMQGSGLSKIHVASVKLSLLDDGKYELRTGSVDVGTGSDTTLRQIAAQVLGVGVDDIKMFSGDTKETPFDAGSYASATLYISGQAVKLAAQKLKKQTQRNTEEYAPGSREKRSVEVSYAADEATLTFAVQGVEVEVDMETGKVEVLRCVQAIDIGKAINPRICEGQATGGIAMGIGYALTEELLFDEQGRIINPGLRDYRIPTAADVPPMEIFLIEKVDPYGPFGAKGVGEITTNCTAPAVANAIAHATGVRLRQLPMTPERVWQAIH; encoded by the coding sequence ATGGAAGAAGCATTCAAATTCCAAGTTAACAACCAAGATTTTACAGTAAATTGTCATCCCGGAACCAGCCTTTTAACTCTGCTACGACAACTAGGCTGGTTTGGTGTTCATCGTGGTTGCGATCGCGGAGATTGCGGCGCTTGTACGGTTTGGGTAAATGATATACCAATCCACAGTTGTATTTACCCAGCCATGCGAATAGCCAATCAATCGGTGACAACAATTGAAGGGTTATCAGAAAATGGCGAACTTGCACCAATGCAGCAAGCATTTTTGCAAGGACAAGGTTTTCAATGCGGTTTCTGCACTCCAGGTATGATTATGAGTGCAGCAAAGTTGCCTTTTGCATCACCAGAAGAATTGCGTTTGGCTTTAAAGGGTAATCTTTGCCGTTGCACAGGGTATCAGGCGATTATTGAAAGTATTCTCCCTATCTCCCCACCTCCTCATCTCCCCCTCTCCCCCTCTTCATCTATCGGCAAGAGTATCCCCAAACAAGACGGTACGGCAATTGTCACAGGCAAAGCATCTTACACCGCAGATTTTGTACCGCCTGGTTTACTACATCTTAAGGTATTGCGATCGCCCCATCCTCACGCTTACATCCGCAAAATTAACACCGAAGCAGCCAAAGCAATCCCTGGCGTCGTTGCTGTGTTCACCCATGCAGATATCCCCAGGATAGCTTACACCACCGCCGGACACGCTGAACCTGTGCCCGATCCCCTCGACCATTATTTATTAGATCGTAAAGTGCGATTTATTGGCGATCGCGTGGCTGCTGTGGTTGCTGAGTCAGTGTCTATAGCTGAACAAGCTTGTCAATTAATAGAAGTCGATTACGAAATTTTACCGCATATTTTAGAACCTATCCAAGCAATGAATGATGGTAGTATCGTTATTCACGATGAACCAGAATCATCACAAATTCCCGATCGAAATCGCAATATTGCTGGACAAATATTTCTCGAATCTGGTGATAGTGAAAAGGGTTTTGCAGAGGCAGATTTAATTGTAGAAAATACTTACCATCTGCCAGCGGTGCAACACGTTCATTTAGAACCGCATGTGACAATTTCTTGGTTAGAAGCAGATGGTATATTGGTGGTTCGTTCCAGTACCCAAGTACCTTTTCACTGCCAACGTTTGCTTTCCAAAATTTTCAATATATCCAAAGCAAAAATTCGCGTTTATAAAGCCCAATTAGGCGGTGGATTTGGCAATAAACAAGAGATTTTATCAGAAGACCTCTGTGCTTTTGCTACCCTTCGCACAGGCAGACCTGTACAATGGGAATTCACTAGAACAGAAGAGTTTACTGCTACAAATAGCCGTCATGCAATGACAATTCGCATTAAAAGTGGAGTTAAAGCAGATGGTACATTTGTGGCACAAGAGATGGAAGTAATTGCCAACACTGGTGCTTATGGCAATCATGGTCAAACGGTGGTATTTTTATCAGGTTATATTCCTTTAGGTTTGTATCGTTGCCTGAATAAAAGATTTAGAGGATTTGCTGTTTATACAAATACAATGCCAGCGGGTGCATTTCGTGGTTATGGTGCAACTCAAGGCGCTTTTGCAATGGAATGTCAAATCGATGAAATTGCTAATCAACTCGGCATTGATGCCGTTGAAATCCGGCAGAAAAATATTATCCGTCCTGGAGATGCGATTAATTTGGGAAGGTCGTCAACAGACCATTTTAATTTAATTGGTAGCTATGCTGTTCCAGAATGTTTTGAAAAAGTTACGCAGTCACTTGGTTATGTTTCCGGTACGCCACCAGTAATAGATGGTTCTCGTCGTCGTGGTGTAGGATTTGCCGTTTCGATGCAAGGCAGTGGTTTATCAAAAATCCACGTTGCGAGTGTGAAGTTATCGCTTTTAGATGATGGGAAATATGAGTTAAGAACAGGTTCAGTTGATGTTGGCACTGGTTCTGATACGACGCTGCGGCAAATTGCGGCCCAGGTGTTGGGTGTGGGTGTTGATGATATCAAGATGTTTTCTGGGGATACGAAGGAGACTCCTTTTGATGCAGGTTCTTATGCTTCGGCGACGTTGTATATTTCTGGACAAGCTGTGAAGTTAGCGGCCCAGAAGTTAAAGAAACAAACGCAGAGGAACACAGAGGAATACGCACCAGGTAGCAGAGAGAAAAGAAGTGTAGAAGTAAGTTATGCGGCGGATGAAGCGACTTTAACTTTTGCTGTGCAGGGTGTGGAGGTAGAGGTTGATATGGAGACGGGAAAGGTTGAAGTTTTACGATGCGTGCAGGCGATTGATATAGGTAAGGCAATTAATCCGAGGATTTGTGAAGGACAGGCGACAGGCGGTATTGCGATGGGAATTGGTTATGCGTTGACGGAAGAGTTGCTGTTTGATGAACAAGGAAGAATTATTAACCCAGGATTGCGAGATTATCGCATTCCTACGGCTGCTGATGTACCACCAATGGAAATATTTTTAATCGAAAAAGTCGATCCTTATGGGCCTTTTGGGGCTAAGGGTGTAGGAGAAATTACTACTAATTGTACAGCACCTGCTGTAGCTAATGCGATCGCCCACGCTACAGGTGTGAGGTTGCGTCAACTCCCGATGACACCCGAACGAGTTTGGCAAGCGATACATTAA
- a CDS encoding polysaccharide deacetylase family protein translates to MQSPSFQAITQRPVSKLPNNARVAVWVVMNVEHFTFGKLGTAIQPHLNSYPEIANYGWRDYGNRIGIWRLFDLFAELEIPVTAAVNGEICKLYPEIIEAIQKYGWEVMAHGINNSTGHSDMDRDTEIEIIDRTLTLLEKATGKSPKGWLTPGFSITQSTFELLYSAGIVYTADWVNDDQPYWYPLPNGRLLAIPYTIEANDITLCLSNGFSGPEFAQAIEDQFDQLWEEGEKQGRVMAIGLHPFIVGQPLRFKYLKQCLLHIKNKPNTWLTTGESIYEWFNGNTENRE, encoded by the coding sequence ATGCAATCTCCATCTTTTCAAGCGATTACACAACGTCCAGTTTCAAAATTACCTAACAATGCCAGAGTAGCTGTATGGGTGGTAATGAATGTAGAACATTTCACCTTTGGTAAACTCGGAACAGCAATTCAACCCCATTTGAATAGTTACCCAGAAATTGCCAACTATGGTTGGCGAGACTACGGTAATCGCATCGGTATTTGGCGATTATTTGACCTATTTGCAGAGTTAGAAATTCCTGTAACTGCGGCGGTCAACGGAGAAATTTGTAAACTTTATCCCGAAATTATCGAAGCCATACAAAAATATGGCTGGGAAGTGATGGCACATGGCATTAACAATTCTACTGGTCATAGTGACATGGATAGAGATACAGAAATAGAGATAATTGACAGAACTTTGACATTACTAGAAAAAGCTACAGGTAAAAGTCCAAAAGGATGGTTAACACCAGGATTTTCAATTACGCAATCAACTTTTGAATTATTGTATTCCGCGGGTATTGTTTACACTGCCGATTGGGTAAATGACGATCAACCTTATTGGTATCCATTACCCAACGGTCGGTTGCTAGCGATTCCTTATACTATCGAAGCAAACGATATTACCTTGTGCTTGAGTAACGGCTTTTCTGGGCCAGAATTTGCCCAGGCAATAGAAGACCAATTTGACCAACTGTGGGAAGAAGGAGAAAAGCAAGGGCGAGTAATGGCAATTGGATTGCATCCATTTATTGTCGGTCAGCCGTTGCGCTTCAAGTATTTAAAGCAGTGTTTACTGCACATTAAAAATAAACCCAATACTTGGTTAACTACAGGCGAAAGTATTTACGAATGGTTTAATGGCAATACAGAAAATAGGGAATAG
- a CDS encoding ABC transporter permease: protein MTNDILTNTLKDTIRAATPLILAALGELVTEKSGVLNLGVEGMMLVGAASGFIVASVTGNIYLGLLVALVAGMAIAFIHAVLAITVAANQVATGLALSIFGSGLSAFLGAGYVGKTITGLQPLSIPILESIPIIGKAFFHQDILVYASVILVIFVSWFLQKTRLGLVLRSIGESATAADALGLPVNRVRYLAVLFGGAMAGLAGGYLSLAYTPFWAEGMTAGRGWIAIALVVFASWKPKRILWGAYLFGGVSAIQLILQGLGLDISPYLLSSLPYLATILVLAIISRDATRIQLGPPASLGQPLQKL, encoded by the coding sequence ATGACTAATGACATCCTCACAAACACTCTCAAAGACACTATCAGGGCAGCTACACCTTTGATTTTGGCAGCATTGGGCGAGTTAGTCACAGAAAAATCGGGGGTTTTAAATCTTGGTGTTGAGGGAATGATGCTAGTTGGGGCGGCAAGTGGTTTTATAGTCGCCTCAGTCACAGGTAATATTTATTTAGGGTTATTGGTAGCTCTAGTTGCAGGAATGGCGATCGCTTTCATTCATGCTGTGCTAGCAATTACTGTTGCTGCGAATCAAGTAGCTACTGGTTTAGCCCTTAGCATCTTCGGTTCTGGACTGAGTGCATTTCTTGGTGCAGGCTATGTTGGTAAAACAATCACTGGATTGCAACCTCTAAGCATCCCAATTTTAGAATCTATTCCCATAATTGGAAAAGCTTTTTTTCACCAGGATATCTTGGTATATGCCTCTGTGATATTAGTGATTTTTGTATCTTGGTTCTTGCAAAAAACCCGCTTGGGGTTAGTACTGCGGAGTATTGGCGAATCAGCCACAGCCGCTGATGCTTTGGGTTTGCCAGTAAATAGGGTACGTTATTTGGCAGTGCTGTTTGGTGGGGCGATGGCAGGTTTGGCGGGGGGTTATCTCTCCTTAGCATATACGCCATTTTGGGCGGAAGGCATGACTGCTGGACGGGGATGGATAGCGATCGCCCTTGTTGTTTTCGCTAGTTGGAAACCAAAAAGGATTCTCTGGGGTGCTTATTTATTTGGTGGAGTCAGTGCTATACAGTTAATTCTGCAAGGATTAGGTTTAGATATCTCTCCCTATCTTTTATCTTCCTTACCTTACCTAGCTACAATCTTAGTACTAGCGATCATTTCACGAGATGCCACCCGTATCCAACTAGGCCCACCCGCATCACTGGGTCAACCATTGCAAAAATTATGA
- a CDS encoding SWIM zinc finger family protein — MSIPEISESEIRYNSSTLSFTRGEEYYKRGAVSNLQKRGSLIQAEVEGSEITPYRVSIRFDTGEITSALCTCPYDYGGWCKHIVATLLTCSRQSRVIEERPTLEQLLDRLDYVQTQRLVQELVAEEPELIDAIDRYVSLMVSPSPSKPSSKQKRQTIDVAPFRQQVKQILRNGLRELEYGYEEDPFSDDLLAVIEKAQDLAKNGDGNSAIAILEAITAAYAEEWQELLDYGGDVYSITYYLDEAWTEAILCAEISEPEAVDLQVMLEAWQDELDTDFAMSMAALRQGWEDENLQRILAGDRSVSLWAGMPPDFAEDLALIRLQILERQERYIEYLNLARAEGLMQQYLTRLVALGQVEEAIAAAKNHMSTAETAFALAKALREREYLSEALAIAQTGLTLSGHCLYDLAAWTSDLAQSLSNFSVAVNASIVAFNTRTSFRYYRKVEELVGDSWSTVKQDLLKTLRAFRDWGAEQAKVDIFLYEGLVDDAIAVVNSSYSSPELVMRVMEAAIPHRPDWVIDNARSRAEPIINQGKADRYDEAVKWLQKVKAAYFQLGQQSQWSDYRSQLTATHGRKRKLMELCKQLV; from the coding sequence ATGTCGATACCGGAAATTTCCGAATCTGAAATTCGTTACAATTCCAGTACCTTGTCATTCACTCGTGGTGAAGAATATTACAAGAGAGGCGCAGTTAGTAATCTGCAAAAACGAGGTAGTCTGATCCAAGCAGAAGTGGAAGGCAGTGAGATCACACCCTACCGTGTCAGTATTCGTTTTGATACGGGTGAAATTACCTCAGCGCTTTGTACGTGTCCTTATGATTATGGTGGTTGGTGCAAACATATCGTTGCAACTTTACTCACTTGTTCGCGACAATCAAGGGTGATTGAGGAACGTCCGACTTTAGAACAGCTATTGGATCGTTTGGATTATGTACAAACGCAAAGACTAGTTCAAGAACTGGTTGCAGAAGAACCAGAACTTATTGATGCGATCGACCGCTATGTTAGCTTGATGGTGTCGCCGAGTCCGTCAAAGCCGTCATCGAAGCAAAAACGCCAAACTATTGATGTCGCGCCTTTTCGCCAGCAGGTAAAGCAGATTTTACGCAATGGTTTGCGGGAGTTGGAGTATGGCTATGAGGAAGATCCATTCAGCGATGATTTGCTGGCTGTGATTGAGAAGGCGCAAGATTTGGCTAAAAATGGAGATGGAAATAGTGCGATCGCCATTTTAGAAGCAATCACCGCAGCCTATGCGGAGGAATGGCAAGAGTTATTAGACTACGGTGGTGATGTATATTCCATTACTTACTATCTGGATGAGGCGTGGACAGAAGCAATTTTGTGTGCGGAAATTTCAGAACCAGAGGCGGTGGATTTGCAGGTGATGTTGGAAGCATGGCAGGATGAGTTAGATACAGATTTTGCCATGAGTATGGCAGCATTGCGGCAAGGGTGGGAGGATGAGAATCTACAACGAATTTTAGCGGGCGATCGCTCCGTATCACTTTGGGCAGGTATGCCACCAGACTTTGCTGAAGATTTGGCATTGATTCGCCTGCAAATTCTTGAGCGCCAAGAGCGTTACATAGAATACTTGAATCTTGCCCGTGCCGAAGGATTAATGCAGCAATATCTGACGCGGTTGGTAGCTTTGGGGCAAGTTGAAGAAGCAATTGCTGCTGCTAAAAATCACATGAGTACAGCAGAAACAGCATTTGCTCTTGCCAAAGCTTTGCGGGAGAGAGAGTATTTATCGGAAGCCTTAGCGATCGCTCAAACAGGATTGACATTATCAGGGCATTGTCTCTATGACTTGGCTGCTTGGACAAGTGATTTAGCGCAATCTTTAAGCAATTTCTCGGTTGCTGTGAATGCGAGTATCGTTGCTTTTAATACACGTACTTCATTTCGCTATTACCGTAAGGTGGAAGAGTTAGTAGGGGACAGTTGGTCTACTGTGAAACAGGATTTACTGAAAACTCTACGAGCATTTCGCGACTGGGGAGCAGAACAAGCGAAAGTGGATATTTTTCTGTATGAGGGATTAGTAGATGATGCTATTGCTGTTGTCAATTCATCCTACTCTAGTCCAGAACTGGTAATGCGGGTCATGGAAGCAGCAATTCCCCATCGTCCCGATTGGGTAATTGACAATGCCCGCAGTCGAGCCGAACCAATTATAAATCAGGGTAAGGCGGATCGCTACGATGAAGCTGTGAAATGGTTGCAAAAGGTGAAAGCTGCTTATTTTCAGTTGGGACAGCAAAGTCAGTGGTCTGATTATCGCTCCCAACTAACGGCTACTCATGGGCGCAAACGTAAGCTGATGGAATTGTGTAAGCAGCTAGTATAA
- a CDS encoding ureidoglycolate lyase gives MTTPQTRILKIPIIDANSENIKPYGHLLGDDVSKPGLGIPFYQGRVIEGENIDFLYRGTATFRTAKIMPGYPSINWLERHMHMTQLFIGLGQAPFIMVMAPPNHTQGENLPDLNQVKALRFPPGHALLLHIGTWHDFPIACDQAVVILTANSDEVVTALSQMKEPDEMNQGDVYKISLPKRLRYEIQLDI, from the coding sequence ATGACAACTCCACAAACTCGAATTTTAAAAATTCCTATCATTGATGCTAATTCTGAAAATATCAAACCCTATGGTCATCTATTAGGAGATGATGTTAGCAAACCAGGCTTAGGAATTCCTTTTTATCAAGGTAGAGTAATTGAAGGCGAAAATATTGACTTTCTCTATCGTGGAACTGCAACTTTTAGAACCGCGAAAATCATGCCAGGATATCCTTCTATTAACTGGTTAGAACGCCACATGCATATGACCCAATTGTTCATCGGTTTGGGACAAGCACCATTCATTATGGTAATGGCACCACCTAATCACACTCAAGGCGAAAACCTGCCAGATTTAAATCAAGTAAAGGCATTAAGATTTCCCCCAGGACATGCACTTTTGCTGCACATAGGTACTTGGCATGATTTTCCCATAGCTTGCGATCAAGCTGTTGTCATTTTGACTGCAAATTCTGATGAAGTTGTCACTGCCTTAAGTCAAATGAAAGAACCAGATGAGATGAATCAAGGTGATGTTTATAAGATTTCATTGCCAAAAAGACTTCGTTATGAAATTCAATTAGATATTTAA
- a CDS encoding tetratricopeptide repeat-containing S1 family peptidase, which produces MSVAITVSCASDLHNFRVQPPSLSASRIEKVPANTSTLESQAAKVLTAQEVNDIAKNITVLIQGQRQDGADFNGSGIIIARKGNVYYILTAEHVVPQGSDYTIVTPDDKQHISKDIKVLSGIDLAVLEFTSNQNYQIATIADYTPQTGSYIFVSGWPGLDVEDKEESRLFSAGVLFNKDFAFWTSKDPLDKGYEFLYGNITYPGMSGGPVFDISGRVIGVHGNSEGEGELGSEMVLGYGMGIPIRTFLKSMSQVGLTVTPSQAPPPTPTAQQISSIISFLNLKEPKNSKDAREWLKYGIQLWRLGQFPEAVAAYDTATQINPRLEQAWYVRGRVLAGLRKFEQAIASYDKALAIKPDFIDAWRLKGVTLGYIGRHQEAIECFEKALKIQPNYLEYVLHHFHGEALQALKRHSEAINSYTNVLKIQSNAATYSNRGVSYYELGNFQAALDDFNSTLQNNPEIDDQIRAYVNRGHTYVKLKKLQAALDDYTSAIKLYPQLPNPSEIAPEIKIANMYYDRGFVRESLKDFQGAIADYTEVVRINPQDSQAYYNRGNVQATLENLPAAIKDWSQAIEINPEYAEAYNNRGFAHFIRKERSKAIEDYNQAIRINPNFAIAYHNRGNAYKVDNRQLALADFRKAAQLYKEQDNQNGYLEVQKLIIELQQ; this is translated from the coding sequence ATGAGTGTAGCTATAACAGTAAGTTGTGCATCTGACCTGCACAATTTTCGTGTACAACCTCCATCTTTATCTGCTTCAAGAATCGAAAAGGTTCCAGCTAATACCTCAACCCTTGAATCCCAAGCCGCCAAGGTACTAACTGCTCAAGAAGTCAACGATATTGCCAAGAACATTACAGTTTTGATTCAAGGACAGAGACAGGATGGAGCCGATTTCAATGGATCTGGGATAATTATCGCTAGGAAAGGCAATGTTTACTACATTCTGACAGCCGAGCACGTTGTCCCACAAGGAAGCGATTATACGATTGTTACGCCTGATGATAAGCAGCACATCAGTAAAGATATTAAGGTGCTTTCAGGCATAGACTTAGCCGTCTTGGAGTTCACAAGTAATCAAAATTACCAGATAGCAACTATAGCTGACTACACTCCGCAAACTGGAAGCTACATCTTCGTCTCTGGCTGGCCTGGGTTAGATGTAGAAGATAAAGAAGAATCAAGATTGTTTTCAGCCGGAGTTCTTTTTAACAAGGATTTTGCATTTTGGACTTCCAAAGATCCCTTAGATAAGGGCTATGAATTTCTCTACGGTAATATCACTTACCCAGGGATGAGTGGTGGTCCTGTGTTTGATATTAGCGGACGAGTAATCGGCGTTCACGGGAATTCAGAGGGAGAGGGAGAATTAGGCTCTGAAATGGTTCTTGGTTATGGCATGGGTATTCCCATTCGTACTTTTCTAAAATCAATGTCTCAAGTAGGATTAACCGTAACTCCTAGTCAAGCACCCCCTCCTACTCCTACGGCGCAGCAAATCAGTTCCATTATCAGTTTTCTAAATTTGAAAGAGCCAAAGAACAGCAAAGATGCACGTGAATGGCTGAAGTATGGCATTCAACTGTGGCGACTAGGGCAGTTTCCGGAGGCTGTTGCTGCTTACGACACTGCAACTCAAATCAATCCCAGACTTGAGCAAGCCTGGTATGTTCGAGGACGTGTCCTAGCAGGTTTAAGAAAATTTGAACAAGCTATTGCATCCTATGACAAAGCCCTTGCCATAAAACCAGATTTCATTGACGCTTGGCGTCTCAAAGGCGTAACTCTCGGTTATATAGGACGCCATCAAGAAGCAATTGAATGCTTTGAAAAGGCCCTCAAAATTCAACCTAACTATTTGGAATACGTACTCCACCATTTTCACGGTGAGGCTTTGCAAGCCCTAAAACGTCACTCGGAAGCAATTAATTCTTACACCAACGTACTAAAGATCCAGTCGAATGCTGCTACTTACTCCAATCGAGGAGTTAGCTACTATGAACTTGGAAATTTTCAAGCAGCCCTTGATGATTTCAACAGTACTTTGCAAAATAACCCTGAAATCGACGATCAAATTAGAGCATATGTGAATCGAGGTCATACTTACGTTAAGTTAAAAAAATTACAAGCTGCTTTAGATGACTATACCTCTGCTATTAAACTCTACCCTCAATTACCCAATCCCTCTGAAATTGCGCCTGAGATAAAAATCGCTAACATGTATTACGATCGCGGCTTTGTTCGTGAAAGCTTAAAAGACTTTCAAGGAGCAATTGCGGATTATACTGAGGTTGTGCGAATAAATCCTCAAGATTCTCAAGCTTACTACAATCGGGGTAATGTGCAAGCTACCCTAGAAAATCTACCCGCAGCTATTAAAGATTGGAGCCAGGCTATAGAGATTAATCCCGAATATGCTGAAGCTTATAACAATCGGGGCTTTGCCCACTTTATAAGGAAGGAGCGGTCAAAGGCTATAGAAGACTACAATCAGGCTATACGTATTAATCCTAACTTTGCTATTGCTTATCATAATCGAGGAAATGCGTACAAAGTAGATAATAGGCAGCTAGCTTTGGCAGATTTTAGAAAAGCTGCACAATTATACAAAGAGCAGGATAATCAGAATGGCTACCTAGAAGTGCAAAAATTAATTATTGAGCTTCAGCAATAG